From Carassius auratus strain Wakin chromosome 10, ASM336829v1, whole genome shotgun sequence, a single genomic window includes:
- the LOC113109845 gene encoding zinc-binding protein A33-like → MATAGDSRGELQKELVCSICLDYFDDPVILKCGHNFCRMCILMHWEENGGDDVGYQCPECRMVFAKMSFTKNYLVKNLVDKLSDFDYLKTCRPSAPAKPVKMDGKCERHHEELKLYCHTDRKPICVVCRESRAHRHHDVAPVPEVVEDMKSELKLRLIKLNWQKSMCTRAKSTDEQAKTDVKLKKQALKEKIEEDVGALVQFLLDEKDDLLERLEVEAEATIGLIDANLKRVESEAAKVDKAITEIQNQLSDSANFESISHSYLSSCHVNLSVQALNSPPDFSEFTGPFQLIMWKKMMHVLHTMPQNLTLDLDTAHPSLAISDFDTKVEEGRMRSQEPDMPQRFTRFFGVLATAQYSSGQHYWEVDVRDKGVWYLGVTTEYSNRKGFVNLSPSAGYWSLCLQDRLYANEEDSRVPVADYWNSPRVGIFLDYDRGHVTFFDAVTMKRIYNFVTYFDEPVSPFFSPGKNDPGSRLQICHFY, encoded by the exons ATGGCCACTGCCGGAGATTCGAGAGGAGAGCTTCAGAAGGAATTAGTCTGTTCTATTTGCCTCGATTACTTCGACGACCCTGTCATTTTAAAATGCGGCCACAATTTTTGCCGCATGTGCATTTTGATGCATTGGGAGGAAAATGGAGGCGATGATGTGGGTTACCAGTGTCCGGAGTGCAGGATG GTGTTCGCGAAAATGAGTTTCACCAAGAACTACCTGGTAAAGAACTTAGTGGATAAACTGAGCGACTTCGACTATCTGAAGACGTGCAGGCCCTCAGCACCCGCGAAACCCGTGAAGATGGACGGGAAGTGTGAGCGACACCACGAGGAGCTCAAACTGTACTGCCACACGGACAGGAAGCCCATCTGCGTGGTGTGTCGCGAGTCCAGAGCCCACAG acACCATGATGTTGCTCCTGTACCCGAGGTTGTTGAAGACATGAAG AGTGAGCTGAAGCTGAGACTCATTAAGCTGAACTGGCAGAAGTCCATGTGTACGAGAGCAAAGAGCACAGACGAGCAGGCCAAAACTGATGTCAAG CTCAAAAAACAAGCCTTGAAGGAGAAGATCGAAGAAGATGTTGGTGCCCTGGTTCAGTTTTTGTTGGATGAGAAGGATGATCTGTTGGAAAGGTTGGAGGTCGAAGCGGAGGCCACTATTGGGCTGATCGATGCCAACCTGAAGCGGGTGGAGAGCGAGGCAGCCAAAGTGGACAAAGCCATCACTGAAATTCAGAACCAGCTAAGTGACAGCGCTAACTTCGAG agtatCAGTCATTCATACTTAAG CTCCTGTCACGTAAACCTCAGTGTCCAGGCCCTTAACTCTCCTCCAGATTTCTCAGAGTTCACAGGCCCTTTTCAGCTCATCATGTGGAAGAAGATGATGCACGTGTTACACACAA TGCCTCAAAATCTGACCCTGGATTTAGACACGGCTCACCCATCATTGGCCATCAGCGACTTTGACACCAAAGTGGAGGAGGGCCGCATGCGTTCCCAAGAGCCTGACATGCCGCAGCGTTTCACCCGTTTCTTCGGGGTGCTCGCTACTGCCCAGTATTCCAGCGGGCAGCACTACTGGGAGGTGGACGTACGGGACAAGGGGGTCTGGTATCTGGGCGTCACCACCGAGTACAGCAACCGTAAAGGTTTTGTAAACCTGTCGCCCTCTGCTGGCTACTGGAGTCTGTGTCTTCAAGACCGACTGTACGCCAACGAGGAAGACTCGCGCGTGCCCGTGGCGGACTATTGGAACTCTCCTCGTGTCGGCATCTTCTTAGATTACGACAGGGGCCACGTTACTTTCTTCGACGCCGTCACTATGAAACGCATCTATAACTTTGTCACATACTTTGACGAGCCTGTATCGCCCTTTTTCAGCCCAGGAAAAAACGACCCAGGCAGCCGACTACAAATATGTCATTTCTACTGA